DNA from Aureimonas sp. AU20:
GCCCTGGCCCATCAGCGTGTCGTTGCCGGCGCCGCCGATCAGCGTGTTGGCTTCCGCGTTGCCGAACATGCGGTTGGCCTCGTCGTTGCCCACCACCTTTAGCGCGCCCGACAGGAGGACGACGTTCTCGACATTGTCGGGCAGCGTGTAGTCCACCGAGGTGTGGACCGTGTCCGTGCCGCCGCCGGCCTTTTCCAGGATCGTGTCGCCCGAATGGGTCACGACAAACGTGTCGTCGCGCGCGGTGCCGACAAGCGCCTGGAATGCGGGCTTGGCCGGCGTGGCGACCAGCGAGTTCGTCGGCACCGAGGCGAGCGGGCTGTTGGCCAAGCTATAGGCGCGGATATAGTCCACCTTGAGGTCCGCGCCGTTGAAGGTCGAGGCATCCGCCGTCTTGTCGATGGCCAGATTCACCAGCATGTACATCGGCCCGTGCATGTCGGCCGGCGTCGCGACGGACTTCACCGCCGTTCCGTCGAGATACCAGGTCACCTGGCTGGCCGTCCAAAGCACGCCGTAGGTGTGGTAACCCGTGGTGAGATCGGGCGTGAAGATCGTGCTGGAAAGCTGGTTGTCCTTGCCGGTCGAATGGTCGTGGGTCGTCGCGGTCCACAGATCCGTGCCGTGGCTTTCCATGACGTCGAGCTCGGAGCCGCTCTTGCTCGTGGTGTAGAGCCAGAAGGCGGGCCAGACGCCCTGTCCGGCGGGCACGTCCATGCGCGCTTCGAAATAGCCGTAGGTCTGGGCGAAGCTGTCGCGCGTGGTCAGGAGGCCCGACGTGTACTGGTAGCCGTAGAGCGCGCCGAGCTTTGCGTCCGGCGTCTTGTCGGCATGGATGGTGAGAACGCCGTCCTTGACCTTGAACGGGTCGATCGAGACGGACTTGCCGTATTTGTCGACCATGGAGGTGTCGACATAAAGCTGCTTCTCGCTGTTGGCGGGAAGCGTGCGGGCGGCGACGCCGTTGCGATCTCCGCCCCAGCCATAGTCGGTGCGCCAGGTGCCGCCGTTCTGGCCGTTCGACAGGTTGAGGCTGTTGAAATCCTCGTTGAAGGTCTGCTTGAACTGCGAAGTGTCGAGCTTCAGATGAAAATTGTCGGCGCTGAAATCGGCGACCTTCGTGTCGAGGATCTTCACGGAATCGGTGGCCGACATCTTCAGGACGACATCGTTGCCGACCTGCGTCATCGCCGCCTTTACCTGCGAGAAGCTGGTGAAATCGTAGCCGCTGAGGCGGATCGTGTCCGGCAGGATGGAGGGGCTGGAGGTCTTGCCGGGGTGGAAGTCGGTGATGACGTCGTAGCCAGACTTGGCGCTGAAGTCGAAGATGTCGCCGCCACCGCCGCCGGTCAGCACGTCGTTGCCGGCGCCGCCATTGATGATCTGGCTCTTGGCGTTGCCGACGATGTAGTTGGCGAGCGAATTGCCGAAGACGCCGTCGGCATAGCCGACGAAGGCATTCTCGACATGGTCGGGCATCACGAAGCTGCCGCTGAGATAGACTGAGTCGATGCCGCCGCCGGCCTTCTCGACGATCTTGGTTCCGGTCTGGACCTGATAGTAACGGTCGTCGCCGTTGCCGCCGATCAGCGTGTAGTTGCCGACGCCGACAGTAAACCCGTCGTTCTCGTCCGTTCCCGTCGCCGTGCCGTTCACCAGCTTCGAGCTGGTATAGGCATTGCCGGCTTTGACATAACCGCCGCTGAGCTTGACGGGGTTCCCGAAGAAATCCTGAAGCGCCATGTTGCATCCCTCTGAGCTTGGAAGGATGCTACGCGGGGAGTCCTAACTCCTCTGGGTTATGTCATTTATGATTTTAACGACTTGGGCTCTTGCGGGAAATCAGGCAAGCAAAGCAAATGGATCGTTCGGATCGCGCGAAGATATAGTTCAAATCCGAGCCAATCCTGCTCTCACGCCTTGGGACCCAAGGCCTTGCCGAACAGATCCGCGATGGCGAGTCCGCCGCTTCGGCTGAGATGGTTGTCGTCGGCATAGAGCGGGGTCGCGTCCAGCAGCATAGGGCAGCCGCGCTCGGGCGAGCAGAGCCGCGCGCCGACATCCACGATGCGGAACGGATGGGCGCGCGCCACCTCCGCCAAGGCCTGGCGCAGCGGCGCCTGCCGGGCCTCGTGCAGGGAGAGCGGCAGGCTCGTTTCCGAGGGACGGCCGAACAGCGCGTGGAACATCAAGGCGCGCGGAACGTCGAAACGCTGCTCCGGCACGAAGGCGAGGAGCGTGACGTCGAGCGGCCTCAGCGCCTCCACCATGCGCGCGAGGCCGCGGCGAAACACGGCGGCGTTTTCCGCGTAGCCCGGTGCGGGCGAGGCGTCGTCGGTGATGAACCAGCCCTCGCCCCTAAGCTGGCCGAAGCGGTTGCCGAGGAGGGCGCTGGTCCAGCGCGCGGTGACAATGGCCTGCCCGAGTTCGGGATGGCTCTTCACGAAGGCGAGCGCGGCGTCCACGAAATCGCGGCATTCCAGATTGCTCTGCCGAACGCCCACCAGCGGAAAGCAGCCGCTATGAACGAGGGCATAGCCCTTGCGCCCGGCCCGGCGCGCGGCCTCGTCCATGGCCGGCATTTCGGCGTCGGCGAAACTGTCCCCGATGAAGACGAAGCTCGGCGCCTGGGCGCCGGGATCGCCGATCAGGCAGGCCTCGCCGGCCCGGAGGCGATCGATCGCGATCCGGTCGCATTCGCCGCGGCGCGGGTTGGTGTCGAGAGCTGCGGCGGCATAGCTGCGGGCCGGTTCGTGAAAGCGCCCGGTGAAGCCGCCGGTGACATGGGTGGCGAGGGTGAAGGCCAGCGTCAGCGCGCCGAGGCCAGCAGTCGCCCAGAACAGGCGCCGTTGCTGGCCGGGCCAGGCATGTCGGAAAGGCTGCTCGATGAAGCGCCAGGAGAGAAACGCGAGAACGCCCGTGGCGCCGAGCGCGAGCGCGCCCTCCGTCGGGGTCAGCTCACGCATCAGCACGTAGCGCGCGCCGACCAGAACCGGCCAGTGCCAGAGATAGAGCGAGTAGGACACGAGCCCGACGAAGACGAGGGGTTTCAGCGACAGGAGAGCGCTGATCCGGTTGTCCCCGTGCCGGCCGGCCTGGAGCAGCAGCGCGGCGCCGAGGCAGGGCGGCAGGGCGCTTTCGCCCGGAAACAGCATTCCGTCGTGATACAGAACGAGCGATCCGAGGATCAGGAGAAGGCCGGCGAGGCCGCAAAACTCGGCCCCGCCGCGCGTCGCGGGCGCGCGGGGCCAGAGCGCGACCAGCGTGCCGGCGAGGATCTCCCAGAAGCGCGAGAAGGGCAGATAGAAGGCCAGCGAAGCGTTGACGCGCACCAGCCAGACCGACAGGGCCAATGACAGGAGGAACCCCGCCAGCACGAAGGCGAGCCGGCGCGCGGCCGAAACACGGCCCATCAGCACCGCCGCCAACGGGAACAGGACGTAATACTGCTCCTCCACCGCCAGCGACCATGTGTGCAGGAGCGGCGCGGTCTCGCTGGAGGGATCGAAATAGTCGCCCTTCAGATAGAAATAGAGATTGGACAGGAATCCCGCCGTCGCGGCCATGCTCTTGCCCATGATCTTGTAATCCATGGGTGTGGCAAAGAGCGCGAAGACGAGGGCGGTCGCGCCCATGACGGCGGCGAGCGCGGGCACGATGCGCCGGATGCGGCGCTCGTAGAAGCGCGCGATCGAGAAGTCGCCCGCATCCACCTCGCGAAAGATGATGCGCGAGATCAGGAAGCCGGAAATGACGAAGAAGATGTCGACGCCGACGAAGCCGCCCGGCAGCATCGCCGCGTGAAACAGAAGCACCGAGAGAACGGCGATCGCGCGCAGCCCGTCGATGTCGGCGCGGTAGGGCTGTGGGGCTCGGTGAGAGGCGCTGGACCGGGGTGCGGACGGGGCGCCTGGCCCCGCCTCGGCGGTGGGCGCAAGACCATGTGCAAGTGTCGAGACGATCTTACCTTGCACTGCGGTATGCCTGTCATGCGTCCGGGTTTTCCTGACATACATCCTCTAGAGGATTGGACAAGATGCTAGAACCGCAGGGTTGTTCTCAAATAGAGAAAATAAAACCCCCGGTCGAAAACAGGATAGGGCAGGTGTGCCGTCAGATATTGCAGCGCGAGGCTTGCGACGAAAGGGCAGCGTTGGCCGGGAGCGTGGCCGCCAACTCACGCCCGTCGATGCCCTCGCCGGCAGCCGCTGCGCGCCCATGCCGCAGACCTCAGACCGAAAGAACCTTCACGCCCTCGCTCGCCAGGCGCGCCACGCTGAGCTTGCCGCCCCGGCAGGCGTTCGTGTCGACGCCGATCCGATAGCGCGACAGGAAGGGCAGCTTGGTCGGCGTGTGGCCGTGGATCACCGTGCGCTCGAACGGCGGGCCGTCGTGTTCGAGGAAGGGCCCGCGCACCCACATCAGGTCCTCGTCGCTCTGCGCCTCCAGGGGCACGCCCGGTCGCGCCCCGGCATGGCAGAAGAAATAGCGCGGCGTGGACAGGACGACGGGAAGTCGTTTCAGAAAGGCGAGATGGCTATGCGGGATCTCCTGCGCGAAGCGCAGCATGATGTCGGACAGGGCGCGGCGGCGGTTGCCGGCCAGGTGCTGGAGATCGTAGCCGTAGGAGAACAGCGTTTCCGTGCCGCCGAACTCCAGCCACCATTCGGGGTCGACCGAACCCTCCACGAAGCGCAGCAGCATGTCGTCGTGGTTGCCGCGCAGGCAGACGCGGCGAAAGCCCTCGGGCGGCGGGGCAATGAGATGATCCAGCACGCCAGCGCTGTTCGGCCCCCGGTCGACATAGTCGCCCAGCATGACGATGAGCTTCAGGCCGGGCGTGCGCTTGCCGTCGGCCACGATCCGCTTTTCCAGCTGCTGCAGCTTGTCGAGGCAGCCATGCACGTCGCCGATCGCATAGATCAGGGTCGGCTCGCCCGGCAGCGCGAGCCGGGGAAGAGGCTCGCGCCCAGGTTCGCTGCGCGAAGGCTTGGCGCGTCCGTTCGAAAGCGCAAGCAGCCGCTTGCTGAACCAGTTCACCATCCTCCGCTTCACCGTTCTTGCCAAATCGCTGTTTCCCTCATGCGGGCCTCGTTATAGGGAAGAGCGGCGGACCGTGCGACGGGTTTGAGGCTAGAGCTTGTTATGAACCGAGGACGCACCCCCGCTGGGGGCAGCCAAGTCCGGCACGGCTCCAGCCTCAGGGTGTCCAGCGTTTCGCAGGCACCGAACCGACCGGACAGGCAACGCCGCGCGGCCCGATACGCTCCCCGAAATCGCCACTGGTTGGGAGAGGTCTGGGGACCGTTGTGCGGCTTTTCAGAGCAGGTTGCGCGGCTCCGTCGCAAACCGGAGCGGAGCTCAATGCACACGAGGCGGATGCGATGGCCGGCTTGATCGGCGCCCGGCTCGACCCGCGTCGGCTGGGGCGCCTCGCGTTCTGTTTGGTGCTGGCGGCCGGCTTCGTTTGGAAGGCGGCCGCGACGCCTATTCCGGCTCTTTTGTCGGCGCTCGCCTTCGCGCTTCTGGCGTCAGCTGCGACGTTCTGCCGGCCGGCCGGCGGGGCGGGCCGCCTGTTCGACCGCGCGCTTCTAATCGGCGGCGCTCTAGCCCTCTTCGCGCTGTTTCAGGCGTTTCGCGTCGAGGGAAATCCCTTGGCCCATCCCGTCTGGAGCGAGGCCTCACCCTTTCTCGGCGCGTTGCCCGGCGCCATCTCCGTCGCGCCCTACGCGACGCTTCAGGCCATGCCGACCGCGCTCGCGCCCTTTCTCGCCTTCGCCGCGACGCTCGCCTTTTTCCACGACGATCGCTCGGCGACGCGGCTGCTGCGCCTTCTGGCGCTGCTCGGCGGAGCCTTCGCGGCCTTCGGCCTCGTGCAGGTCACGCTCGCGCCCGGCAGCCTGCTCCTGTTCGAGAAGCAGCATTATCTCGACAGTCTCACCGGCTTCTGGGTGAACCGAAACGCGGCCGGCGCGCTGCTGGGCGTCGCCAGCCTTGCCGCGCTCGCCTGGCTGGTGGACGCGGTGAAGGGGCTCGATCTCAGCCCGCGAACGCGGCTCCTGCCGGAGGACGGCGCCTTTTCGATTTCGCCCGACCGGCTGCTGCCGGCGGGGATTCTGGTGCTCTGCGTGCTCGCGCTGTTTCTCAGCAAATCGCGCGGAGCGCTGATGGCGACGGTCGGCGCCTATGCCGTGGTTCTGCCGCTGATCCTGCATGATCTCGGCAGCCGGCGCGGCACGGGCCATCGTGATGGGCCGGCGGATCGGCCGAGCCGCGTCCGGCGCTTCCTGCTCGCCGCCGCGTCCGGTCTGCTTCTGGTCGGGCTCGTGGTCGGCCTGTTCGGCGGCCTGTCCAGCGCGCGCCTCGCGCAAGAGGGCGTGGACGACGGACGCCTATGCTTCTACCGCGCGGCGCTGGAGGCCATTCGCGATCGCCCCGCGTTCGGGTTCGGTCTCGGCACGTTCGACTGGGTCTTCCCCGCCTATCGGCAGGCCGACTGCGCGGCGCTGCCGGTCAGCGTGTCGCGGGCGCACAATGTCTATCTGGAAGCGCTGGTGGATCTCGGCCTGCCGTTCCTGCTCCTCGCCTTTTGTCTGGTCGGCGCGCTTCTCCATATGCTGCTTGCGGGATACCGCGCCCGCATCCGCCGCCGGCATGTGCCGATCGTCGGGCTGGGCGTGGTGATCCTTCTGGCGCTGCACGGCCTCGTGGACTTCTCGCTGCAAGTGCCCGGCATGGCGCTGTATGCCGCCGCCTTTTTGGGCGCGGTGGGCACGATCGGCTCCCGGCGCGCCGCCGGGCGGGGCGCAAGGCGAGAGGCGGCGCGCGCGAGCGCCGCTCAGCCCGCCGTTTGAAGAAAGCGCACGGGCTTTCGCGGCGAAGGGGGCAGGGGGTGGCGCGCGTCGAAGCCGCAGGCTTCCACGGGAAGCGCCGGCGCCTCGGCGGCCCGCGCCAGAAGCTCGGTGACCTGAGCCTGTTCGAGCTTGGCCGCGCGGGCCAGAAGGGGCTCTCGCCGATCCAGGGGGACGGCGCTGAGCACGCCCACAAGTCCAACCCGCGTCTCCGGCCGGTCGAGCGCGGCGAGAAGCGCGAGGCTGTCGTCCGGCGCGCCGCCGGCCAGGAAGCGGCAGAGATCAACCCGCAGGAGCGGATCGGCGAGCTGCTCCGGTAGATCGGGGCTTTGGGCTAGCGACACCCAGCGCAGCGCCATGGCTGCGCCCTCATAGGGGGTCTGGCGCGCCGACAGGCGCATCATCGCGCCGTAGCGCACCGGCTCGAACGCGGCCAGGAACTCCAGCGAGGCAAGGCGCGCCCAGGTCTGGCCGTCCAGCGGCGCGCAGGCGAGCGAGGCGCGCGCGGCCGCGTCCGCTGCCTCGAAGCGCTGGAGGCGCGTGTCGAGATCGACCCCGTCCGCCACGTCGCGCTCGAGCAGGAACAAGGCGGCACTGAGCCGGGCGCGCAGCGGGCGCTCGGCGCAGCCGGAGCCGGCGGGCGAGGCCGCTTCCAGAACCGCACGCGAGGTGGGCGCGATGCGGGGCAGGGCGCGCGCCGCCTCCAGCGCCTCGGCCGTGCGCGTCAGCGGCAGAGCCGAAATCTCCGCCCGGAGAAAGCCGAGCGAGAGCGCGCCGACTACGGCCGCGAGCGCCAGCGCGATCAGGCTCGGGCGTCGCCGCGCTAGGCGCTGGCTCGGCGAGGACGGGCCGGGCTCCCGGCGGTCTTCGGTGCCGGCCGATCGGGGCGAACGCTCCCTTGGCATCGAGCGGCGCTCTGTCCGTCAGTTCCGGTAATAGGCGTCGTAGCGCGAGGAATAGTACTCCGACGAGCCATAGGCGCGATAGAGCTTCATCCTGCTGCTGTCGGACTTGGTTAGGACGATGCCGAGGCACTTGGCGGCGACCGTCGGATTGTTGCGCAGGATGCTGCGCACGACATGGCGCGCCGTGCGGCCCCATTCCACCACGAAGACGAAGGCGTCGACCCGGTGCGCGAAGGCCTTGGCGTCCACGATGGCGCCGAGCGGCGGCAGGTCCACCAGCACATAGTCGAAATGGGCGCGGGCTTCCTTCATCAGGGCGCCCATGCTGGCCGAGCTTAGAAGCTCGCTGGAATGCGAGATGCGCTGCTTCATCACGGCGGGCAGCACGGCTAGCCGGCCCGAGGCGTCCCACAGGAGATGCGGCGCGGCGTCGCCGCGCCCGTCGAGAATGGTTTCCACGAGGCCCGTTTCGGGCCGGGTGGCGAGGCTGCGGGTGAGGCCGGGATTGCGCAGATCGCCGTCGATCAGGATCGTGCGCCGATCCTGCGAGGACAGGAGAACGGCAAGGTTGGAGGAGGTCGTGGACTTGCCCTCGGAGGGAAGGCACGACACGATTCCGATTACCTTGGAGCGCTCGTCCGGCAGGCTGACATCGGCGGCGATGCGCACGTTGCGCAGCGTTTCGGCGAAGGAGGACATGGGGTGGTCGCGCGTGTGCGCGGCTATCGCCCCCGGCGCCCAGAGAACGCCGCCCGCGGCCAACGCGCCGGCTTCCGAGACCTGTCGCGGATTGGGCTTGACCAGCGGCAGGTAGCCCAGGAACTCGAGGCCCGTCTCGCGGATGACCTGATCGCCGACGCGGAAGAAGCGATCGCGATACTCGCGCCAGGCGCCCGCCGCCGTTCCGGCGCCGATGCCGAGGAAGGTGAAGAAGGCCAGCATCAGCGGCTTCTTGGGCGCGCTCGCCTTCTGCGGCACCTCGGCCCGGGTGATGATCCGCGCCTGCGTCACCGGGAAGGACTGCTGCTGGATCGTTTCCTGGTAGCGCTGGAGGAAGGTCTCGTAGAGCGTCTTGAAGGCCTGCGACTGGCGCTCCAACTCGCGCAGGCGCACCTGAGTGGTGTTGGCGTCGGCGTTCACCGCCAGGGACTGCGTGAGGTTGGCTTCGAGCGACTGCTCGCGCGCCAGCGCCACCTTGTAGGCGTTGCCGTAGCTTTCCGAGATGCGGCCAAGCTCGGCGAAGATCAGCCGCTCGTAATCCTTCATCTGGTCGCGCAGGCGCACCGCCTGCACGTGGTTGGCGCCGAGCTTGGCGCTGATATCGGCCTCGCGGCGCGAGGCCGAGAGATATTGCTCGCGCAGGCTGTTGATCGTGGTGCTGACCAGCGCGTCGTTCACCACCGCGTCGGTCCGCCCGCTTTCCATCAGGCCGCGAATCTGGTCGTAGCGCGCCTTGGCCTCGGCGGTTTCGGCCTTGGCCGTCACCAGCTGCGAGCTGACGCCGGTCAGCTGCTGCTCGCTGACGAGCTGGCCGTTGCTGGCGATCAGGTTGTTGTCGGTGCGGAACTTCTCGACCGCGAGATCGGCGTCGTAGGACTGGCGCTGCAACTCGGCGATGCGGTCCTGCAGCCAGTTGCCGGCCCGGCGCGTCGCGTCGTACTTCGCCTCCAACTGGTCGTCGAGATAGGCGTCGGCATAGCCCTGCGCGATCTGCTGGGCGAGAACCGGCGTTCCCGCCTTGTATTGCAGGTTCAGCACATAGGTGCGCCCGACGCGCTCGACCTCGACATTGCGCACGAGGCGCGAGGCGGCCTCGGCGATCCGCTCCTCGTCCGAGCTCGGGTCGATCTCGGGCGACCAGAACAGGCTCGGCAGGAAGGTCACGAGGCTCTTCACCGCCCCGGTGATGCGCCCGATGACGGAAGGGGAGGCCTTCATGAAGGCCTCGTTCTCGGCGAGATGCAGCCGCTTGGCCACGCTTTCCGCCAGATGGGTCGACTTCAGAAGCTCGACCTGGCTCAGCATCTGCGCCTCGTCCTGAAGGATCGCGGTCGGCTCGCTGAACTGGTCCGTCAGGCGCGGCGCGCCCTTGTCGATGAAAATGTCGGCGGAGGCGGTGTAGACGGGAACGGCGGTCAGGATATAGGCGACGCCGAGAAGCAGACCGCCCAGCGCACAGGCGATGACGAGCTTGTATTGCCGGCGAACGGCCGAGAGAATCCGCTCGAAATCGATCAATCCACCCAACTGGTGATCGTCCGCCGCCTCGGACGATCGAACGTCGGGGGCACGGGTCTCGGGGAAATGCAGCACGGGGCGATCCTGTTCGAAACGGACGGGGCCGATCCTACCCCGTTCCGGCGCATTCGCACATGCAATAAAGTTTAAATTATGTAGGTTTCGCGTTCCGCGGGCCGCCATTCAACAGGTTTGGCCGGCTATGGATCGAAGCTGCTGGCGGGTTGCGCGAGGCGACACGGCACTTTGCCTCGGCATCTCGGCCAAGGGATTGTTGCGATGCAGCGATAACCTGGGGTGGCGGGGCGATCGGGTCGCGCCGACCCTCAGCTCGACGGGCTGGCGTCCCGGTTTTCGGTGACGGGCGGCAGCGTCGTCGGGGCGGTGGTGATGTTGGTCGTGTTGGTGGTGTTGTTGATCGTCGTCGTGCCGGCGGGCGCGCCGAGAAGAACGAAGCTCGTGCCGCCGGACCCCGAGCCTTCGGTGAAGGACAGCGAGGTCGAGGGGCGCGAGGCGCTGGAGCCGGCGTCCGTGTTGGCCACCGTGCTGTTGCTGCCGGCGCCGTTGGAGGTGCCCGCCGCGCCGCCGCCCGAAAGCGAGCCCGCGCCGCCACCGGCGCCGCCGCCGGCCGCGCCACCACCCCCGCCGCCACCGCCCGCCGCGCCGAGCGCGGCCGTGGCGGGCTGGGCCAGGGCGGTGGTGAAGGCCGCGATCAGCGCCGGGTTGGCGGAGGCTGCGACGGTTTCCTGAATGAAGGCGGCATAGGACGGGGCGATGGACTGTCCGGCCTGCGCGGCGCGGGCGAGCCCGGCGCCGATCGCGGCGCGCTGCGACGGCGACAGGCCATCCCCGGTGGACAGCGTCAGAAGCGCCGGCAGCGCCTCGGCCGAGGAGGCCGCGAGGCGGCGCACTTGGTTGGCCATGGCCGCGCCGCCCTCGGGATAGGTCGAGAGCATCTGCGCGGGATTGTCGAGAAACGCCCGCAGTTCGATGTCGCCGACCCGGCCGGGGCCGGTGAGATAGGCGGCCGGCGGCGTCGCGCCGCTATTGGGCGCGAGCGCGGCGACTTCCTGCGGCGCCGGGCTGCCTGCCGGGGCGCCGGTGGGCGGCGCGGCCTCGGCGGTGGGGCTGACATTGGCCTGCGGCTCGGCTGTCGTTGATGCTGCCTGGGAGGGCGCTGCCTGGGAGGGCGATCCCTCGGAGGGCGATCCTTGAGTGGGCACGGGCGACGAGGCAGCGGGCGATGCGGGCGCGCCTGCGTCCTGCGCCAGCGCCGCGAGGTTGAGGCCGAGCGTCAGGGAAAGGGCTGCCGAGGCGGACAGGAGAAGGGAGCGGGTCATGACGGCATTCGTCCTATGGAGGCGGAATGCCTCGGCGCGGAATCGATTGGCCCGGACGCCGGCGAGACGTTCCGGGCCGCTGATGCGCTAGGGCCTCAGCGCAGGGTTCTCTCGGCGTTGCGAACCAGCACGGCGTCGGTCGCCGGGCCGGCGACGCCGGACGTCACCGTGTTCACGACCGCGAGGAACTTCGTCACCTCGGCCGAGTCGGAGTTCGAGATATAGAGAATGTCCTTGTCGCGCATCCCGAATTTCTGCGCGAGGAACAATCCGTCAGGCTTGCGCAGGTTCAGGCGGAAGATCACCGGGAACTGCCCGTCGCCGCCCTTGGTGACGCCGGTCTGAACGCCCATGCGCGCCAGGGTCTGCGCGTCCACGAGACGATACAGGAAGACCTGGGCGGGGTCCGCGCGGCTGTCGAGCAGGCCGCCGACCTTGCCGATGGCCTCGGCCAGCGTGAGGTTCGACTCGTCGAAATCCACGCGCCCCGACAGACCCGAAGCGCCGAAGGCCAGGAATGTGCGACGCTCGCGGTTCACGTAGACCACATCGCCTGGATACAGGAAGATGTTCTCGCGCGGGTTGGACAAAAGCTCCTCGAAGGGCACCGTCGCCGTGGTGCTGCCGCGCTGGAGCGTGACGTAGCTTTCGCGGCCCGGCGCGCTGAGGCCCCCGGCCCCGGAGATCGCGTCCAGCACCCGCTCGCCGTTCGGATTGATCTCGATCTTGGCCGCCCCGTTCACATCGCCCAGAACGGAAATCTGGCTGGACCGGCTTTGCACGAGGTTGATGACGACCTGCGGCTCGATGGCGCGGTCGGCGAGGCGCTGCTCGATATCGGCGCGAATCTCTTCCGGCAGGCGGCCGGCGGCACGGATCGCCCCGGCATAGGGCACGTTGATCTG
Protein-coding regions in this window:
- a CDS encoding family 16 glycosylhydrolase; translated protein: MALQDFFGNPVKLSGGYVKAGNAYTSSKLVNGTATGTDENDGFTVGVGNYTLIGGNGDDRYYQVQTGTKIVEKAGGGIDSVYLSGSFVMPDHVENAFVGYADGVFGNSLANYIVGNAKSQIINGGAGNDVLTGGGGGDIFDFSAKSGYDVITDFHPGKTSSPSILPDTIRLSGYDFTSFSQVKAAMTQVGNDVVLKMSATDSVKILDTKVADFSADNFHLKLDTSQFKQTFNEDFNSLNLSNGQNGGTWRTDYGWGGDRNGVAARTLPANSEKQLYVDTSMVDKYGKSVSIDPFKVKDGVLTIHADKTPDAKLGALYGYQYTSGLLTTRDSFAQTYGYFEARMDVPAGQGVWPAFWLYTTSKSGSELDVMESHGTDLWTATTHDHSTGKDNQLSSTIFTPDLTTGYHTYGVLWTASQVTWYLDGTAVKSVATPADMHGPMYMLVNLAIDKTADASTFNGADLKVDYIRAYSLANSPLASVPTNSLVATPAKPAFQALVGTARDDTFVVTHSGDTILEKAGGGTDTVHTSVDYTLPDNVENVVLLSGALKVVGNDEANRMFGNAEANTLIGGAGNDTLMGQGGADTMIGGTGDDYYDVDNAGDLVVEKPGEGRDTVAASIDYILPDNVENLTLTGSALRGTGNALDNTLLGNAMNNTLWGGAGNDVLDGGAGADTMAGGTGNDTYYVDNAGDRVVEAAGEGSDCINSSVDYTLPDNVEKLVLTGSALRATGNDLDNVLHGNALDNILIGGGGNDQLDGKAGADTMIGGTGDDIYYVDNPLDLVIERPGEGRDTVISSIDITLPANVEQLILTGSAVRGTAGDTAASLYGNAVGNVLTGGAGNDIIDGKAGDDTIRGGGGNDWLTGGSGRDLFVFGPGGGADTITDFNAAEDRVDWSAYGHHGQLPAMVQSGSSVVVFFDGGDKVTFLNETVKDLTDHHVFG
- a CDS encoding acyltransferase family protein; the encoded protein is MQGKIVSTLAHGLAPTAEAGPGAPSAPRSSASHRAPQPYRADIDGLRAIAVLSVLLFHAAMLPGGFVGVDIFFVISGFLISRIIFREVDAGDFSIARFYERRIRRIVPALAAVMGATALVFALFATPMDYKIMGKSMAATAGFLSNLYFYLKGDYFDPSSETAPLLHTWSLAVEEQYYVLFPLAAVLMGRVSAARRLAFVLAGFLLSLALSVWLVRVNASLAFYLPFSRFWEILAGTLVALWPRAPATRGGAEFCGLAGLLLILGSLVLYHDGMLFPGESALPPCLGAALLLQAGRHGDNRISALLSLKPLVFVGLVSYSLYLWHWPVLVGARYVLMRELTPTEGALALGATGVLAFLSWRFIEQPFRHAWPGQQRRLFWATAGLGALTLAFTLATHVTGGFTGRFHEPARSYAAAALDTNPRRGECDRIAIDRLRAGEACLIGDPGAQAPSFVFIGDSFADAEMPAMDEAARRAGRKGYALVHSGCFPLVGVRQSNLECRDFVDAALAFVKSHPELGQAIVTARWTSALLGNRFGQLRGEGWFITDDASPAPGYAENAAVFRRGLARMVEALRPLDVTLLAFVPEQRFDVPRALMFHALFGRPSETSLPLSLHEARQAPLRQALAEVARAHPFRIVDVGARLCSPERGCPMLLDATPLYADDNHLSRSGGLAIADLFGKALGPKA
- a CDS encoding metallophosphoesterase family protein; this translates as MVNWFSKRLLALSNGRAKPSRSEPGREPLPRLALPGEPTLIYAIGDVHGCLDKLQQLEKRIVADGKRTPGLKLIVMLGDYVDRGPNSAGVLDHLIAPPPEGFRRVCLRGNHDDMLLRFVEGSVDPEWWLEFGGTETLFSYGYDLQHLAGNRRRALSDIMLRFAQEIPHSHLAFLKRLPVVLSTPRYFFCHAGARPGVPLEAQSDEDLMWVRGPFLEHDGPPFERTVIHGHTPTKLPFLSRYRIGVDTNACRGGKLSVARLASEGVKVLSV
- a CDS encoding O-antigen ligase family protein translates to MAGLIGARLDPRRLGRLAFCLVLAAGFVWKAAATPIPALLSALAFALLASAATFCRPAGGAGRLFDRALLIGGALALFALFQAFRVEGNPLAHPVWSEASPFLGALPGAISVAPYATLQAMPTALAPFLAFAATLAFFHDDRSATRLLRLLALLGGAFAAFGLVQVTLAPGSLLLFEKQHYLDSLTGFWVNRNAAGALLGVASLAALAWLVDAVKGLDLSPRTRLLPEDGAFSISPDRLLPAGILVLCVLALFLSKSRGALMATVGAYAVVLPLILHDLGSRRGTGHRDGPADRPSRVRRFLLAAASGLLLVGLVVGLFGGLSSARLAQEGVDDGRLCFYRAALEAIRDRPAFGFGLGTFDWVFPAYRQADCAALPVSVSRAHNVYLEALVDLGLPFLLLAFCLVGALLHMLLAGYRARIRRRHVPIVGLGVVILLALHGLVDFSLQVPGMALYAAAFLGAVGTIGSRRAAGRGARREAARASAAQPAV
- a CDS encoding polysaccharide biosynthesis tyrosine autokinase; translated protein: MLHFPETRAPDVRSSEAADDHQLGGLIDFERILSAVRRQYKLVIACALGGLLLGVAYILTAVPVYTASADIFIDKGAPRLTDQFSEPTAILQDEAQMLSQVELLKSTHLAESVAKRLHLAENEAFMKASPSVIGRITGAVKSLVTFLPSLFWSPEIDPSSDEERIAEAASRLVRNVEVERVGRTYVLNLQYKAGTPVLAQQIAQGYADAYLDDQLEAKYDATRRAGNWLQDRIAELQRQSYDADLAVEKFRTDNNLIASNGQLVSEQQLTGVSSQLVTAKAETAEAKARYDQIRGLMESGRTDAVVNDALVSTTINSLREQYLSASRREADISAKLGANHVQAVRLRDQMKDYERLIFAELGRISESYGNAYKVALAREQSLEANLTQSLAVNADANTTQVRLRELERQSQAFKTLYETFLQRYQETIQQQSFPVTQARIITRAEVPQKASAPKKPLMLAFFTFLGIGAGTAAGAWREYRDRFFRVGDQVIRETGLEFLGYLPLVKPNPRQVSEAGALAAGGVLWAPGAIAAHTRDHPMSSFAETLRNVRIAADVSLPDERSKVIGIVSCLPSEGKSTTSSNLAVLLSSQDRRTILIDGDLRNPGLTRSLATRPETGLVETILDGRGDAAPHLLWDASGRLAVLPAVMKQRISHSSELLSSASMGALMKEARAHFDYVLVDLPPLGAIVDAKAFAHRVDAFVFVVEWGRTARHVVRSILRNNPTVAAKCLGIVLTKSDSSRMKLYRAYGSSEYYSSRYDAYYRN